Proteins encoded in a region of the Malaciobacter mytili LMG 24559 genome:
- the gdhA gene encoding NADP-specific glutamate dehydrogenase, with translation MPYVKEVFNYLKRSSPSQTEFYQAAEEVLESLRPLIEKYPKYAKHKIIERIVEPERQIFFRVNWVDDNGEIQVNKGFRVEFNSALGPYKGGLRFHPSVNAGVIKFLGFEQIFKNALTGLQIGGGKGGSDFDPKGKSDNEIMRFCQAFMTELFRHIGANTDVPAGDIGVGAREIGYMFGMYKKLANRYEGVLTGKSLLWGGSLGRTQATGYGAVYFAKYMLEARNETLENKICVVSGSGNVAIYTIEKLYQIGAIPVTCSDSRGMIYDKEGIDLELLKELKEVKRQRLTEYVKHRPNAIYTPVEEYKEGTNAVYSIPCFAAFPSATQNELNLKDAKNLLANGCICVSEGANMPSTPDAVNLFIKEKIAYGPGKAANAGGVATSQLEMAQNASMVNWTFEEVEAKLEQIMKNIFETTSKTAAEFGEPTNLVLGANIAGFRKVADAMIEQGLV, from the coding sequence ATGCCATACGTAAAAGAAGTTTTTAATTATTTAAAAAGATCAAGTCCATCTCAAACAGAATTTTATCAAGCAGCTGAAGAAGTTCTTGAATCACTAAGACCTTTAATCGAAAAATATCCAAAATATGCAAAACACAAAATTATAGAAAGAATTGTAGAACCTGAAAGACAAATCTTCTTTAGAGTAAATTGGGTTGATGATAATGGAGAAATTCAAGTTAATAAAGGATTTAGAGTTGAGTTTAACTCAGCATTAGGCCCATATAAAGGTGGTCTTAGATTTCATCCAAGTGTAAATGCTGGTGTTATTAAATTTTTAGGTTTTGAACAAATATTTAAAAATGCTTTAACAGGACTTCAAATAGGTGGAGGAAAAGGGGGAAGTGATTTTGACCCTAAAGGAAAATCTGATAATGAAATTATGAGATTTTGCCAAGCGTTTATGACAGAACTATTTAGACATATAGGTGCAAATACTGATGTTCCAGCGGGAGATATAGGAGTTGGAGCAAGAGAGATTGGATATATGTTTGGAATGTATAAAAAACTTGCAAATAGATATGAGGGTGTTTTAACTGGAAAGTCTTTATTATGGGGAGGTTCTTTAGGTAGAACACAAGCAACAGGATATGGAGCTGTTTATTTTGCAAAATATATGCTAGAAGCTAGAAATGAAACTTTAGAAAATAAGATTTGTGTTGTTTCAGGTTCTGGAAATGTTGCTATTTATACTATTGAAAAACTTTATCAAATAGGTGCTATTCCTGTAACTTGTAGTGATTCAAGAGGTATGATTTATGATAAAGAAGGAATAGACTTAGAACTTCTAAAAGAGTTAAAAGAAGTAAAAAGACAAAGATTAACAGAATATGTAAAACATAGACCAAATGCTATTTATACTCCTGTTGAAGAGTATAAAGAGGGAACAAATGCAGTATATAGTATCCCATGTTTTGCTGCATTTCCAAGTGCTACACAAAATGAATTAAATTTAAAAGATGCAAAGAATCTATTAGCAAATGGATGTATTTGTGTAAGTGAAGGAGCAAATATGCCTTCTACTCCTGATGCTGTAAATTTATTTATAAAAGAAAAAATAGCTTATGGTCCAGGTAAAGCTGCAAATGCTGGTGGGGTTGCAACAAGCCAATTAGAAATGGCACAAAATGCTTCAATGGTAAATTGGACTTTTGAAGAAGTTGAAGCAAAATTAGAGCAAATTATGAAAAATATTTTTGAAACTACTAGCAAAACTGCTGCTGAATTTGGTGAACCTACAAATTTAGTTCTTGGTGCTAATATTGCTGGATTTAGAAAAGTTGCTGATGCAATGATTGAACAAGGTTTAGTATAA
- a CDS encoding TolC family protein translates to MHLAKSLKIKLLLCSFIPLYLNSSNLENILSEDRLKKFELDEKKVIEDSSKLRKDWINPITYTYSKVDGQTNDYEKSVIRVDQPIFKSGGIYKAIKYADASEKYSNLGINIEKKSLITQALNLLYNIHKMDLEIEKTTFILKNAQIDVQRKKEQVLNGFLDTSYLDNAILDANSAKKNLIDLKYQKKELINKFNNIASGEYEKFDLPTFELVSKEEFINKNLELLQAQANTNTKYELKGMVLSKYLPTLSATYDYTRNHSSTTIVDKETQSVGISISMPFDVRTFNDIEATQIDYLKSKLELKNKILEEENFYKSKLAKIETIEEKIDITKDDYKLYNSLLDTIMEEKNAGLKTTSDVETLLNSSKVKELELKIFKLDKQIELLEIYAKLN, encoded by the coding sequence ATGCACTTAGCAAAATCTCTTAAGATAAAACTACTTTTATGTAGTTTTATCCCTTTATATCTAAACTCATCAAATTTAGAAAATATTCTTTCAGAAGATAGGCTAAAAAAGTTTGAATTAGATGAAAAAAAAGTAATAGAAGATAGTAGTAAGCTAAGAAAAGATTGGATAAACCCTATTACTTATACCTACTCAAAAGTAGATGGACAGACAAATGATTATGAAAAATCTGTAATTAGAGTAGATCAGCCAATTTTTAAAAGTGGTGGAATTTATAAAGCTATTAAATATGCTGATGCTTCTGAAAAATACTCAAATTTGGGTATAAATATTGAAAAAAAATCTTTAATTACACAAGCTTTAAACCTATTATATAATATCCACAAGATGGATTTAGAGATTGAAAAAACTACTTTTATTTTAAAAAATGCACAAATAGATGTTCAAAGAAAAAAAGAGCAAGTTTTAAATGGCTTTTTAGATACTTCATATTTAGATAATGCAATTTTAGATGCAAATAGTGCTAAAAAGAACCTAATTGATTTAAAATATCAAAAAAAAGAACTAATAAATAAGTTTAATAATATAGCAAGTGGAGAGTATGAAAAGTTTGATTTACCAACTTTTGAATTGGTTTCAAAAGAAGAGTTTATAAATAAAAACTTAGAACTATTACAAGCACAAGCAAATACAAATACAAAATATGAATTAAAAGGAATGGTATTATCAAAATATTTACCAACTTTAAGTGCAACTTATGATTATACTAGAAACCACTCTTCTACAACTATTGTAGATAAGGAGACTCAAAGTGTAGGAATCTCTATTTCTATGCCCTTTGATGTACGAACTTTTAATGATATAGAAGCAACACAAATTGATTATTTAAAATCAAAACTAGAATTAAAAAATAAAATCTTAGAAGAAGAAAATTTTTATAAATCAAAATTAGCAAAAATAGAGACTATTGAAGAAAAAATAGATATTACAAAAGATGATTATAAACTATATAACTCTTTACTTGACACTATAATGGAAGAAAAAAATGCAGGCTTAAAAACTACAAGTGATGTGGAAACTCTTTTAAACTCTTCAAAAGTTAAAGAACTAGAATTAAAGATTTTTAAATTAGATAAACAAATCGAACTATTAGAAATCTATGCTAAATTAAATTAA
- a CDS encoding DUF779 domain-containing protein, translating into MKINRVEVTPKACEIIEMLKKEHGELVFNQSGGCCDGTAPMCYAKDDFYVPSRNVKLGEICGCEFFMDKDQFEYFRHSQITIDVKEEKAAFGNSFSLEINLGYQFITKSRIFTDEEYKNLEPI; encoded by the coding sequence ATGAAAATTAATAGAGTAGAAGTAACTCCTAAAGCTTGTGAAATAATTGAAATGTTAAAAAAAGAGCATGGTGAGTTGGTTTTTAATCAAAGTGGAGGATGCTGTGATGGTACAGCTCCTATGTGCTATGCAAAAGATGATTTTTATGTTCCAAGTAGAAATGTAAAACTTGGAGAAATTTGTGGATGTGAATTTTTTATGGATAAAGACCAATTTGAGTATTTTAGACATTCTCAAATTACAATTGATGTAAAAGAAGAGAAAGCAGCCTTTGGAAACTCTTTTTCTTTAGAGATAAATTTAGGGTATCAATTTATTACAAAATCTAGAATTTTTACTGATGAAGAGTATAAAAACTTAGAGCCAATTTAA
- a CDS encoding aldehyde dehydrogenase family protein, which translates to MVYEKPQFKEKYENFIGGEWIEPKSGEYFENLSPVSGEVLTKIPRSNEQDVELAVSAAKKAFESYKYSTVIERSTMLNKVADAIEANLERLAIAETLDNGKTIRETLNADIPLVVDHFRYFASVIRSEAGTVADLDNDTVSQEIYEPYGVVAQIIPWNFPLLMAAWKLAPALAAGNCVVLKPASATPMSILLLMEIIQDVLPKGVVNIINGAGGKIGKYLSTHPDVKKVGFTGETTTGQLIMQYATENIIPSTLELGGKSPNVFFESIMHKDDEFFDKAIEGLVLFAFNSGEVCTCPSRALIQESIYEPFMQRVLQRVEKITQDNPLDSSNMMGAQASVNQKEKILEYIKIGKEEGAECLIGGEEYKSTTFPNGNYIKPTIFKGHNKMRIFQEEIFGPVLAVTTFKDEEEAIAIANDTVYGLGAGVWSRDAHQLHKLSRAIQAGRVWVNCYHLYPSHASFGGYKKSGIGRETHMMMLNSYRHTKNILTSYSKNALGFF; encoded by the coding sequence ATGGTATATGAAAAACCACAGTTTAAAGAAAAATATGAGAATTTTATTGGTGGAGAGTGGATTGAACCAAAAAGTGGTGAATATTTTGAGAATCTTTCTCCTGTTAGTGGAGAAGTTCTTACAAAAATTCCAAGATCAAATGAACAAGATGTGGAATTAGCAGTAAGTGCTGCAAAAAAAGCTTTTGAAAGTTATAAATATTCAACTGTTATTGAAAGAAGTACAATGCTAAATAAAGTAGCAGATGCTATTGAAGCAAACTTAGAAAGACTTGCAATTGCTGAAACACTTGATAATGGAAAAACAATTAGAGAAACACTAAATGCAGATATTCCTTTAGTTGTTGATCATTTTAGATATTTTGCTTCTGTTATTAGAAGTGAAGCTGGAACTGTTGCAGATTTGGACAATGATACAGTTTCACAAGAGATATATGAGCCTTATGGAGTAGTTGCTCAAATTATTCCTTGGAATTTCCCTTTACTTATGGCAGCTTGGAAATTAGCTCCTGCTTTAGCAGCTGGAAATTGTGTAGTTTTAAAACCAGCAAGTGCTACACCTATGTCTATTTTATTACTTATGGAGATAATTCAAGATGTTTTACCAAAAGGAGTTGTTAATATTATTAATGGGGCAGGGGGAAAAATAGGAAAATATCTTTCAACTCATCCAGATGTTAAAAAAGTAGGTTTTACAGGAGAGACAACTACTGGACAACTAATTATGCAATATGCAACAGAGAATATTATTCCTTCTACTTTAGAGCTTGGTGGAAAATCACCAAATGTATTTTTTGAATCAATTATGCATAAAGATGATGAGTTTTTTGATAAGGCAATTGAGGGACTAGTTTTATTTGCTTTTAATAGTGGAGAAGTTTGTACTTGCCCTTCAAGAGCTTTAATTCAAGAGTCAATTTATGAACCATTTATGCAAAGAGTATTACAAAGAGTTGAAAAAATTACACAAGATAATCCTTTAGATAGCTCAAATATGATGGGAGCTCAAGCTTCTGTAAATCAAAAAGAGAAGATTTTAGAGTATATTAAAATAGGAAAAGAAGAGGGGGCTGAGTGCTTAATTGGAGGAGAAGAGTATAAAAGTACAACTTTCCCTAATGGAAATTATATAAAACCTACAATTTTTAAAGGTCATAATAAAATGAGAATTTTCCAAGAGGAGATTTTTGGGCCTGTGTTAGCTGTAACTACTTTTAAAGATGAAGAAGAAGCAATTGCAATTGCAAATGATACAGTTTATGGCTTAGGTGCAGGAGTTTGGTCAAGAGATGCCCATCAACTTCATAAATTAAGTAGAGCAATTCAAGCGGGTAGAGTTTGGGTAAATTGTTATCATCTATATCCTTCTCACGCTTCTTTTGGAGGATATAAAAAATCTGGAATTGGTAGAGAAACACATATGATGATGTTAAACTCTTATAGACATACAAAAAATATCTTAACTTCATATAGCAAAAATGCGTTAGGATTCTTTTAA
- a CDS encoding aminodeoxychorismate synthase component I has product MKKEEIRLLLNKYGSENEPFFFMISYDLSKYEIIKLKDLPSNIKFELCEKSQSKLQEKILVKKYPISFKEYKSKFDILQEEILNGNSYLLNLTCKTKIQTSLSLEEIYKKAKARFKLKYKDEFVCFSPERFIEIKKNKIYTYPMKGTIDTKIPNAQTRILGDIKEMAEHTMVVDLLRNDLAIVSSKVKVDKFRFCEKINAGEKKLLQVSSKIHGTLDDNWQSKFGDIITSILPAGSITGTPKKITVDILNKVEAYKRDFYTGIAGVFTSQKVQSFVLIRFIEKHKNEFFYKSGGGITCDSNVTLEYQELLDKIYIPS; this is encoded by the coding sequence TTGAAAAAAGAGGAAATTAGACTATTATTAAATAAATATGGCTCAGAAAATGAGCCATTTTTTTTTATGATTTCTTATGATTTAAGTAAATATGAGATAATTAAACTTAAAGACTTACCTTCTAATATAAAGTTTGAGCTTTGTGAAAAAAGTCAATCAAAACTTCAAGAAAAAATTTTAGTAAAAAAATATCCTATAAGTTTTAAAGAGTATAAAAGTAAATTTGATATTTTGCAAGAAGAAATATTAAATGGAAATAGCTATCTTTTAAATCTAACTTGCAAAACAAAAATACAAACTTCTTTATCTTTAGAAGAGATATATAAAAAAGCAAAAGCTAGGTTTAAATTAAAATATAAAGATGAGTTTGTATGTTTCTCTCCTGAAAGATTTATAGAAATTAAAAAAAATAAAATCTATACTTATCCTATGAAAGGAACAATTGACACAAAAATACCAAATGCTCAAACTAGAATTTTAGGTGATATAAAAGAGATGGCTGAACATACAATGGTTGTTGATTTACTAAGAAATGATTTAGCAATTGTCTCTTCAAAAGTTAAAGTTGATAAGTTTAGATTTTGTGAGAAGATAAATGCAGGTGAAAAAAAACTTCTTCAAGTAAGTTCTAAAATTCATGGAACTTTAGATGATAATTGGCAAAGTAAATTTGGAGATATTATAACTTCAATTTTACCAGCAGGTTCTATTACAGGAACTCCTAAAAAAATAACAGTTGATATTTTAAATAAAGTAGAAGCATATAAAAGAGATTTTTATACGGGAATTGCTGGAGTTTTTACTTCACAAAAAGTTCAAAGTTTTGTATTAATTAGATTTATTGAAAAACATAAAAATGAGTTTTTTTATAAAAGTGGTGGAGGAATAACTTGTGATTCAAATGTAACTTTAGAATATCAAGAACTTCTAGATAAAATTTATATTCCCTCTTAA
- a CDS encoding aspartate aminotransferase family protein, giving the protein MSKELENLDKSYVLSTYARNYVNFKKGINATLYDENGKDYIDFTSGIGVVSVGHGNKQVANAICEQVNNITHISNLYVIEPQAKLAQQIAKLSGYDVATFFANSGAEANEGAIKIARKYGETKFKKKKYKVITLEHSFHGRTITTVKATGQQKFHSPNFAPYPDGFSYDTTIDDIYNSIDDETVAVMIELVQGEGGVQPFEKAAIQELAKFLKQNDIFLIVDEVQTGVYRTGEFLACNLYEIEPDIITLAKGLAGGVPIGAVLTKHKDIFEPGDHGSTFGGNYLSTAAGLAVVNILENYKNSGKLDETIIYYEKKLNEVYERNRDIFLDSVGLGLMRGLRVKDEKTLSDIIKKSLEEGVMVLKAGKNTLRLLPVLTISKEEIDEGFKRLENALSKIS; this is encoded by the coding sequence ATGTCAAAAGAGTTAGAAAATCTTGATAAAAGCTATGTGTTATCAACATATGCTAGAAATTATGTAAACTTTAAAAAAGGTATAAATGCTACATTATATGATGAAAACGGTAAAGATTATATCGATTTTACATCAGGGATTGGTGTAGTATCAGTAGGTCATGGTAATAAACAAGTTGCAAATGCAATTTGTGAACAAGTAAATAATATTACTCATATTTCAAATTTATATGTTATTGAACCTCAAGCAAAATTAGCACAACAAATCGCAAAATTAAGTGGATATGATGTTGCTACTTTTTTTGCAAATAGTGGAGCTGAAGCAAATGAAGGTGCAATTAAAATTGCAAGAAAATATGGGGAAACAAAATTTAAGAAAAAAAAATACAAAGTTATCACATTAGAACACTCTTTTCATGGAAGAACAATTACAACTGTTAAAGCAACAGGGCAACAAAAATTTCACTCGCCTAACTTTGCTCCATATCCAGATGGGTTTTCATATGATACAACTATTGATGATATTTATAATTCAATAGATGATGAAACTGTTGCTGTGATGATTGAGCTAGTTCAAGGAGAAGGTGGAGTTCAACCTTTTGAAAAAGCAGCTATTCAAGAACTTGCAAAGTTTTTAAAGCAAAATGATATTTTTCTAATTGTTGATGAAGTTCAAACAGGTGTTTATAGAACAGGTGAATTTTTAGCTTGTAACTTATATGAAATTGAACCAGATATTATTACACTTGCAAAAGGATTAGCTGGAGGTGTTCCAATTGGGGCAGTTTTAACTAAACATAAAGATATTTTTGAGCCAGGAGACCATGGTTCTACTTTTGGTGGAAACTATTTAAGTACAGCAGCAGGACTTGCGGTAGTTAATATTTTAGAAAACTATAAAAATAGTGGTAAACTTGATGAAACAATAATCTATTATGAAAAAAAGCTAAATGAAGTTTATGAAAGAAATAGAGATATTTTTCTTGATAGTGTAGGTCTTGGTCTTATGAGAGGATTAAGAGTAAAAGATGAAAAAACTCTATCAGATATAATTAAAAAATCTTTAGAAGAAGGAGTAATGGTACTTAAAGCTGGAAAAAATACTTTAAGACTTTTACCTGTTTTAACAATATCAAAAGAAGAGATTGACGAAGGGTTCAAAAGGTTAGAAAATGCACTTAGCAAAATCTCTTAA
- a CDS encoding aspartate carbamoyltransferase catalytic subunit codes for MQHLITPSDFTNEEILNLFDDARMFKDLQSNLFLQGKLVVTLFFENSTRTRSSFEIAAKRLGAEVVSLDVGTSSRSKGETIFDTVANINAMKPDAIIIRHSECGLPGSLVEHVNCPILNAGDGKNAHPTQALLDLFTISEHFNANIEGKKIAIVGDVKTSRVASSNLELLPRFGIEPIIVAPDHFKSEDSAFRQVTFLNEIINEVDIVMSLRTQLERHSEIYYTSMQEYAKDYCITKDSFQDRDILLLHPGPVNRNIDIDDEMLLDPRNKILEQVSNGVAIRMAVLKKLLK; via the coding sequence ATGCAGCACTTGATTACACCTTCTGATTTTACTAATGAGGAAATTTTAAATCTTTTTGACGATGCTAGAATGTTTAAGGATTTACAATCTAATCTTTTTTTACAAGGTAAATTAGTTGTAACACTATTTTTTGAAAACTCAACAAGAACAAGAAGTTCTTTTGAAATAGCAGCGAAAAGATTAGGTGCAGAAGTAGTTTCTTTAGATGTTGGTACAAGTTCAAGAAGTAAAGGTGAGACTATTTTTGATACTGTTGCAAACATTAATGCTATGAAACCAGATGCTATTATTATAAGGCATAGCGAGTGCGGATTACCTGGAAGTTTAGTGGAGCATGTAAATTGTCCTATTTTAAATGCAGGTGATGGTAAAAATGCACATCCTACACAAGCTTTATTGGATTTATTTACAATAAGTGAACATTTTAATGCAAATATAGAAGGTAAAAAAATAGCAATAGTTGGAGATGTTAAAACATCAAGAGTTGCATCATCTAATCTTGAACTTTTACCAAGATTTGGAATAGAACCAATTATTGTTGCACCAGATCATTTTAAATCAGAAGATTCAGCTTTTAGACAAGTAACATTTTTAAATGAAATAATCAATGAAGTGGATATTGTAATGAGTTTAAGAACTCAATTAGAAAGACACTCTGAAATTTATTATACTTCTATGCAAGAGTATGCAAAAGATTATTGTATAACAAAAGATAGTTTCCAAGATAGAGATATTTTATTACTTCACCCAGGTCCTGTAAATAGAAATATTGATATTGATGATGAGATGCTATTGGATCCTAGAAATAAAATATTAGAACAAGTATCAAATGGTGTTGCTATAAGAATGGCAGTTCTAAAAAAATTATTAAAATAA
- a CDS encoding SAM-dependent methyltransferase: MKTFSNYMNSWLYDNDGYYANYKIIGKEGDFFTSVSTTSFFGGTIAKKIVDSIEEKSLSKTCSIVEIGAHHGYLLADIIQFIYTLKPALLNSLNFIIIEKFESLQKKQKSYLYESFGDAINLTFYKDLSEVKLNEAFIVANEIFDAFTCELVYTKDNILHQAFVKENTILFHPCKDKNILNYCKKFNITKGEVALSYKSFIETLNKNIEKFIFITFDYGDNYARNDFSIRVYKNHKVYAFFDKSINVLQFYKNSDITYDVNFKYLIDIAHKLSLQTNFKTQAMALIDFGIVELLELLRKNVDENNYLKQTQKVKLLIEPTGMGDRFKMLEIRKLK, from the coding sequence ATGAAAACATTTAGTAATTATATGAACTCTTGGCTATATGATAATGATGGCTACTATGCAAACTATAAAATTATAGGAAAAGAAGGAGATTTTTTTACCTCTGTTTCTACTACTTCTTTTTTTGGAGGAACAATTGCTAAAAAAATAGTAGATTCAATAGAAGAAAAATCTTTAAGCAAAACTTGCAGTATTGTTGAAATTGGGGCACATCATGGCTACTTACTTGCAGATATTATTCAATTTATTTATACTTTAAAACCTGCACTTTTAAACTCACTAAATTTTATAATTATAGAAAAATTTGAATCCTTACAAAAAAAACAAAAAAGTTATCTTTATGAATCTTTTGGTGATGCTATTAATTTAACTTTTTATAAAGACCTTAGTGAAGTTAAACTAAATGAGGCTTTTATTGTAGCAAATGAAATTTTTGATGCTTTTACTTGTGAGCTTGTTTATACAAAAGATAATATTTTACATCAAGCTTTTGTAAAAGAAAATACTATTTTGTTTCATCCTTGTAAAGATAAAAATATATTAAATTACTGTAAAAAGTTTAATATAACTAAAGGTGAAGTAGCCCTTTCTTATAAATCTTTTATTGAAACTTTAAATAAAAATATAGAAAAATTTATCTTTATTACTTTTGATTATGGGGATAATTATGCAAGAAATGACTTTTCAATAAGAGTTTATAAAAATCATAAAGTTTATGCTTTTTTTGATAAGAGTATAAATGTTTTACAATTTTATAAAAATAGTGATATTACATATGATGTAAACTTTAAATATTTAATAGATATTGCACATAAACTCTCTTTACAAACTAATTTTAAAACACAAGCTATGGCATTAATTGATTTTGGTATAGTTGAACTTTTAGAGCTTTTAAGAAAAAATGTAGATGAAAACAATTACTTAAAACAAACACAAAAAGTAAAACTACTAATTGAACCAACAGGAATGGGTGATAGATTTAAAATGCTTGAAATTAGGAAATTAAAATAA
- the pyk gene encoding pyruvate kinase, translating into MVKRTKILATLGPASDSVEVIEGLIKAGANMFRLNFSHGDHEYHSQTLKNIRTAMRNLNTTVGVLQDISGPKVRIGDIKEPFELHRGDIITFLKDDIVGYKESNKSYVVSINYPELLDKVKEDEYIYLYDGTIRAKVIETGIEIKAKVENHGILSSRKGVNFPNTVIDIDVITKKDKKDIEWGVENKVDYFAISFVQNKKDMLSARKLLGEYKGKLIAKIEKFDAVENIDEILEASDGLMVARGDLGIEVPYYEVPTIQKRLIKKANIACKPVITATQMLLSMTHNERATRAEISDVANAVLDGTDVVMLSEESAVGDDPVNVVETMRNIIAKTEEIYAFDKQDKMNYIDEFDVIQSTVTKLADDINAKGILALTSSGQSAIRMSRYRPRTKIFTFTHKKRVLSGLTAVWGIYPIDTIKESQASKMFQKMLKTLDSKGLLDKKGPYVATVGYPVGMPGSTNTIKILTESEIEYYLNLPHQKK; encoded by the coding sequence ATGGTAAAAAGAACAAAAATTTTAGCAACATTAGGGCCAGCTAGTGATAGTGTTGAGGTAATTGAAGGGCTTATAAAAGCTGGTGCTAATATGTTTAGATTAAACTTCTCTCATGGAGATCATGAATATCATTCACAAACTTTAAAAAATATTAGAACTGCTATGAGAAATTTAAATACAACAGTTGGTGTATTACAAGATATTTCAGGTCCAAAAGTAAGAATTGGAGATATTAAAGAGCCTTTTGAATTACATAGAGGTGATATTATTACATTTTTAAAAGATGATATAGTAGGTTATAAAGAAAGTAATAAAAGTTATGTTGTATCTATTAATTATCCTGAGCTACTTGATAAAGTAAAAGAAGATGAGTATATTTATTTATATGATGGAACTATTAGAGCAAAAGTTATTGAAACTGGAATTGAAATTAAAGCTAAAGTTGAAAATCATGGAATTTTAAGTTCAAGAAAAGGAGTAAACTTCCCAAATACAGTAATTGATATTGATGTAATTACTAAAAAAGATAAAAAAGATATTGAATGGGGAGTTGAAAATAAGGTTGATTATTTTGCTATTTCTTTTGTACAAAATAAAAAAGATATGTTAAGTGCAAGGAAACTATTAGGTGAATATAAAGGAAAATTAATTGCAAAAATTGAAAAATTTGATGCAGTTGAGAATATTGATGAGATTTTAGAAGCAAGTGATGGATTAATGGTTGCAAGGGGAGATTTAGGGATTGAAGTTCCTTATTATGAAGTTCCTACAATTCAAAAAAGACTTATTAAAAAAGCAAATATTGCTTGTAAACCAGTAATTACAGCAACACAAATGCTTTTATCAATGACACATAATGAAAGAGCTACAAGAGCAGAAATTTCTGACGTTGCAAATGCTGTTTTAGATGGAACAGATGTGGTAATGTTAAGTGAAGAGAGTGCTGTTGGAGATGACCCTGTAAATGTTGTTGAAACAATGAGAAATATTATTGCAAAAACTGAAGAGATTTATGCTTTTGATAAACAAGATAAGATGAATTATATCGATGAATTTGATGTTATTCAATCTACAGTTACAAAACTTGCTGATGATATTAATGCAAAAGGAATTTTAGCTTTAACAAGTTCTGGACAATCTGCTATTAGAATGTCAAGATATAGACCAAGAACTAAGATTTTTACTTTTACGCATAAAAAAAGAGTATTAAGTGGATTAACAGCAGTTTGGGGTATTTATCCAATTGATACAATAAAAGAGTCTCAAGCTTCAAAAATGTTTCAAAAAATGCTAAAAACTTTAGATTCAAAAGGGTTATTAGATAAAAAAGGTCCTTATGTGGCAACTGTTGGATACCCAGTTGGTATGCCAGGAAGTACAAATACAATTAAAATTTTAACTGAGAGCGAAATAGAATATTATTTAAATCTTCCTCACCAAAAGAAGTAA